The proteins below come from a single Streptomyces spongiicola genomic window:
- a CDS encoding ATP-binding protein has protein sequence MSDIAGEPGTQDFVEVRLPAAGAYLSVLRTATAGLAARLDFTLDEIEDLRIAVDEACAILLQQAVPGSVLSCVFRLVDDSLEVTVSAPTTDGRAPERDTFAWTVLSALAGKVDSSVAEDRTVSISLYKQRGAGPGPA, from the coding sequence GTGTCCGACATCGCAGGCGAGCCCGGGACCCAGGACTTCGTGGAAGTCCGGCTGCCGGCTGCGGGTGCCTACCTGTCCGTGCTGCGTACGGCCACGGCCGGCCTCGCGGCGCGCTTGGACTTCACCCTCGACGAGATCGAGGACCTGCGCATCGCGGTCGACGAGGCGTGTGCGATCTTGCTACAGCAGGCCGTCCCCGGATCCGTCCTCAGCTGCGTCTTCCGGCTCGTCGACGACTCCCTGGAGGTCACGGTCTCGGCCCCGACGACCGACGGCCGCGCCCCGGAGCGCGACACCTTCGCCTGGACGGTGCTCTCCGCACTGGCCGGCAAGGTCGACTCCTCCGTGGCGGAGGACCGCACGGTCTCCATCAGCCTGTACAAGCAGCGCGGCGCGGGACCCGGGCCGGCGTGA
- a CDS encoding helix-turn-helix domain-containing protein, with protein sequence MEDAKLTPRRLATRIGVAPRTVERWLTGAELVPHAGNRVDACRALKVNEDVIWPKAVQVRS encoded by the coding sequence GTGGAAGACGCCAAGCTCACGCCCCGGAGGCTTGCCACGCGCATCGGTGTGGCGCCCAGGACGGTGGAACGGTGGCTGACCGGCGCCGAACTCGTACCGCATGCAGGAAACCGCGTCGACGCGTGCCGGGCGCTGAAGGTGAATGAAGACGTGATCTGGCCCAAGGCTGTTCAGGTTCGATCATGA
- a CDS encoding peptidoglycan recognition protein family protein translates to MAPPMSADSFLDALLGEGLTIVQVGAWRTHNRDHIGPWGPVHGVMIHHTATSGTADTVRLCRDGYQGLPGPLCHGVIAKDGRVHLVGYGRTNHAGPGDDDVLRAVIAETALPPDDEANTDGNPHFYGFECENLGDGRDPWPRVQLEAIERAAAAVCRRHGWGAPSVIGHLEWQPGKIDPRGFTMSSMRARIAERLA, encoded by the coding sequence ATGGCCCCACCCATGTCCGCGGACAGCTTCCTCGACGCCCTGCTCGGCGAGGGGCTGACGATCGTCCAGGTCGGTGCCTGGCGCACCCACAACCGCGACCACATCGGCCCCTGGGGCCCCGTGCACGGGGTGATGATCCATCACACCGCCACCTCGGGCACCGCGGACACCGTGCGCCTCTGCCGTGACGGCTACCAGGGCCTGCCGGGCCCGCTGTGCCACGGCGTCATCGCCAAGGACGGCAGGGTCCACCTCGTCGGGTACGGCAGGACCAACCACGCCGGGCCGGGCGACGACGACGTCCTGCGCGCCGTCATCGCCGAGACGGCGCTGCCCCCCGACGACGAGGCGAACACGGACGGGAACCCGCACTTCTACGGATTCGAGTGCGAGAACCTCGGTGACGGAAGGGACCCGTGGCCGCGGGTCCAGCTGGAGGCGATCGAGCGAGCGGCCGCCGCCGTCTGCCGGCGCCACGGGTGGGGCGCGCCCTCGGTCATCGGGCACCTGGAGTGGCAGCCGGGGAAGATCGACCCACGGGGATTCACCATGAGTTCCATGCGCGCCCGGATCGCCGAACGGCTCGCCTGA
- a CDS encoding 1-aminocyclopropane-1-carboxylate deaminase/D-cysteine desulfhydrase, which translates to MSQPVDLDRALRPRLPSPLQEVRDERFARHGLRLLLKRDDLIHPELPGNKWRKLAPNLRAAAGRTVLTFGGAYSHHLRATAAAGRLLGFPTIGVVRGDELAARPLNPSLAACAADGMRLHFVDRATYRRVSDPEVLAELLERCGAPEGCRVVPEGGSNALAVRGCTELGRELRGVADVAAVACGTGGTLAGLAAGLAYGLGDGPAAGPAAGPAAGPAAGLGHGPAAGLGDGARALGVPVLKGGFLGERTAALQREAFGAKVGDWSLDERFHFGGYARVPPALEAFARDFEARHGLPVERLYVAKMLYGLVALAGEGAFPPETAVAAVITGGPQPEASR; encoded by the coding sequence GTGAGCCAGCCCGTAGACCTCGACCGTGCACTCCGGCCCCGGCTGCCCTCCCCCTTGCAGGAGGTGCGGGACGAGCGCTTCGCGCGGCACGGGCTGCGGCTGCTGCTCAAGCGGGACGACCTCATCCACCCCGAGCTGCCCGGCAACAAGTGGCGCAAGCTGGCACCGAACCTGCGTGCGGCGGCCGGCCGGACCGTGCTCACCTTCGGCGGCGCGTACTCCCACCATCTGCGCGCCACGGCCGCCGCCGGGCGGCTGCTCGGCTTCCCCACGATCGGTGTCGTCCGGGGCGACGAACTCGCCGCGCGACCCCTCAACCCTTCGCTCGCCGCCTGTGCCGCCGACGGGATGCGGCTGCACTTCGTGGACCGGGCCACGTACCGCCGCGTGTCCGACCCGGAGGTGCTCGCGGAGCTGCTGGAGCGCTGCGGGGCGCCGGAGGGGTGCCGGGTCGTCCCGGAGGGCGGCAGCAACGCTCTCGCGGTGCGGGGCTGTACGGAGCTGGGCCGCGAGCTGCGGGGCGTGGCCGATGTGGCCGCCGTGGCGTGCGGGACGGGAGGGACGCTCGCCGGGCTTGCCGCCGGGCTCGCCTACGGACTCGGGGACGGACCCGCCGCCGGACCCGCCGCCGGACCCGCCGCCGGGCCCGCCGCCGGACTGGGGCACGGACCCGCCGCCGGACTCGGTGACGGGGCGCGGGCACTCGGAGTGCCCGTGCTCAAGGGCGGCTTCCTGGGCGAGCGGACGGCCGCCCTCCAGAGAGAGGCCTTCGGGGCGAAGGTCGGCGACTGGTCGCTCGACGAGCGGTTCCACTTCGGCGGGTACGCCCGCGTCCCACCGGCTCTCGAGGCCTTCGCGCGGGACTTCGAGGCACGCCACGGGCTGCCCGTGGAGCGTCTCTATGTCGCCAAAATGCTCTACGGACTCGTCGCCCTCGCCGGCGAGGGCGCCTTCCCGCCGGAAACGGCCGTGGCGGCGGTGATCACCGGCGGGCCTCAGCCCGAGGCCTCGCGGTAG
- a CDS encoding RNA polymerase sigma factor SigF, with product MRDGDGPVRDEERISGTRNGGPTAPAEPAGAPAGIPEQQARPHPVDERDGLPAAAEQKQAGGGTSRARHWQRAAMSDHEHDLREHGHHAPNNRSEARSMFIALRGLPEGSPERAELRNQLVRMHLPLVEHLARRFRNRGEPLDDLTQVATIGLIKSVDRFDPDRGVEFSTYATPTVVGEIKRHFRDKGWAVRVPRRLQELRLALTTATAELSQQYGRSPTVHELAERLGISEEEVLEGLESANAYSTLSLDVPDTDDESPAVADTLGAEDEALEGVEYRESLKPLLEDLPPREKRILLLRFFGNMTQSQIAQEVGISQMHVSRLLARTLAQLREKLLVEE from the coding sequence GTGAGGGACGGGGACGGTCCGGTGCGCGACGAGGAGCGGATTTCCGGAACGCGGAACGGCGGGCCCACGGCCCCGGCGGAGCCGGCCGGCGCGCCGGCGGGCATCCCGGAGCAGCAGGCCAGGCCGCACCCGGTGGACGAGCGTGACGGCCTCCCGGCCGCGGCGGAGCAGAAGCAGGCTGGGGGTGGTACCTCCCGGGCGAGGCACTGGCAGAGGGCGGCCATGAGCGACCACGAGCACGACCTCAGGGAACACGGGCACCACGCTCCGAACAACCGGAGCGAGGCGCGTTCGATGTTCATCGCGCTGCGCGGACTTCCGGAGGGCTCCCCCGAGCGTGCCGAACTCCGGAACCAGCTGGTGCGGATGCATCTGCCCCTGGTGGAGCACCTGGCCCGCCGCTTCCGCAACCGCGGCGAGCCGCTCGACGACCTCACCCAGGTCGCGACGATCGGGCTGATCAAGTCCGTGGACCGGTTCGACCCCGACCGGGGCGTCGAGTTCTCGACCTACGCGACGCCGACGGTCGTGGGGGAGATCAAGCGGCACTTCCGCGACAAGGGCTGGGCGGTGCGGGTCCCCCGGCGGCTCCAGGAGCTGCGGCTCGCACTGACCACGGCGACCGCGGAGCTGTCCCAGCAGTACGGCCGCTCCCCCACGGTCCACGAACTCGCCGAGCGGCTCGGTATCTCCGAGGAGGAGGTCCTTGAGGGCCTGGAGTCCGCCAACGCGTACTCGACGCTCTCGCTGGACGTCCCCGACACCGACGACGAGTCCCCGGCGGTCGCCGACACCCTGGGTGCCGAGGACGAGGCGCTGGAGGGCGTCGAGTACCGCGAGTCGCTGAAGCCGCTGCTGGAGGATCTGCCGCCCCGGGAGAAGCGGATTCTCCTTCTCCGGTTCTTCGGCAACATGACGCAGTCGCAGATCGCCCAGGAGGTCGGGATCTCCCAGATGCACGTCTCCCGCCTCCTCGCGCGCACGCTCGCACAACTCCGCGAGAAGCTGCTGGTCGAGGAGTGA
- a CDS encoding UBP-type zinc finger domain-containing protein has translation MSECPHVLDLPRPEPGRLSDTCLVCRAEGTHPVQLRICLTCGYVGCCDSSPGRHAFHHAEQEGHPVMRTLEHGESWRWCFADGSIV, from the coding sequence ATGAGCGAGTGCCCGCACGTTCTCGACCTGCCGCGCCCCGAACCCGGGCGCCTGAGCGACACCTGCCTCGTGTGCCGGGCCGAGGGGACGCACCCGGTGCAGCTGCGGATCTGCCTGACGTGCGGGTACGTGGGGTGCTGCGACTCGTCACCGGGCCGGCACGCCTTCCACCACGCCGAGCAGGAGGGACATCCGGTGATGCGCACCCTGGAGCACGGTGAGAGCTGGCGATGGTGCTTCGCGGACGGTTCGATCGTCTGA
- a CDS encoding Na+/H+ antiporter gives MDALSVVALVAASAAVAGIARRTVVPAPLLLVAAGLVASYLPGVPAYTLDPHIVLPLILPPLLHIAALDSSYLDLRANIRPIALLSVGYTLFATLVVGWAAHLVIPGLPLTAALVLGAVVAPPDAVAATAVARRLRLPGRITTILQGESLVNDATAITAYRVALAAAVGEGITWGEGVGMFLVAAAGGVGVGLVLMVPIHWLRTRLGEPLLQNTLSLLIPFVAYAAAEHVHASGVLAVVVVALFLGHRSWQVDFATRLQEEAVWRMAAFVLESAVFALIGLQLAPVVGQIGSFSAQEVAGYAVLVFGVVVASRFVWVFPATFVPRMLSRRIREREPGVDWRAPVIVGWAGMRGVVSLAIAFSIPVLTSAGEPFPARNLILFLTFTTVIGTLVVQGLTLPALIRALKLPERDPLSVTLAEAQAQSEASRAAERRLEELVADPANALPGPLLDRLRTVLEHRRNSPWERLGAVNPVTGESADGTYRRLTREVIQAERAVFVRLRDERRIDDEMMRALLRRLDLEEAAAYREASG, from the coding sequence ATGGATGCGCTGTCGGTGGTGGCGCTGGTCGCGGCGAGTGCCGCGGTCGCCGGGATCGCCCGCAGGACGGTGGTGCCCGCGCCGCTGCTCCTCGTCGCGGCCGGTCTGGTCGCCTCGTACCTGCCCGGAGTCCCGGCGTACACCCTGGACCCGCACATCGTGCTGCCGCTGATCCTGCCGCCGCTGCTGCACATCGCCGCGCTGGACAGCTCGTACCTCGACCTGCGGGCCAACATCCGCCCCATCGCCCTGCTCTCCGTCGGCTACACCCTCTTCGCGACCCTCGTCGTGGGATGGGCGGCGCACCTGGTGATCCCCGGCCTCCCGCTGACCGCCGCACTCGTGCTCGGCGCGGTGGTCGCCCCGCCCGACGCGGTGGCGGCGACCGCGGTCGCCCGCAGGCTCCGCCTGCCCGGCCGGATCACCACGATCCTCCAGGGCGAGTCCCTGGTGAACGACGCCACCGCCATCACCGCCTACCGGGTGGCCCTGGCGGCCGCGGTCGGCGAGGGCATCACCTGGGGCGAGGGCGTCGGGATGTTCCTCGTCGCCGCGGCCGGGGGCGTCGGCGTCGGCCTGGTGCTGATGGTGCCGATCCACTGGCTGCGGACCCGTCTCGGCGAACCCCTGCTCCAGAACACCCTGTCCCTGCTGATCCCCTTCGTCGCCTACGCCGCCGCCGAGCACGTGCACGCCTCCGGCGTGCTGGCCGTCGTGGTCGTCGCCCTCTTCCTCGGGCACCGGTCCTGGCAGGTCGACTTCGCCACCCGGCTCCAGGAGGAGGCGGTCTGGCGGATGGCCGCCTTCGTCCTCGAGTCGGCCGTCTTCGCGCTGATCGGGCTGCAACTCGCGCCGGTCGTGGGGCAGATCGGCTCGTTCTCGGCCCAGGAGGTCGCCGGGTACGCCGTCCTCGTCTTCGGCGTCGTGGTGGCGTCCCGCTTCGTGTGGGTCTTCCCCGCCACCTTCGTCCCGCGGATGCTGTCGCGGCGCATCCGGGAGCGCGAGCCCGGTGTGGACTGGCGGGCCCCGGTGATCGTCGGCTGGGCCGGGATGCGGGGCGTGGTGTCCCTGGCGATCGCGTTCTCCATCCCGGTCCTCACGTCCGCGGGAGAGCCCTTCCCGGCGCGCAACCTGATCCTGTTCCTCACCTTCACCACGGTGATCGGCACCCTGGTGGTGCAGGGGCTCACCCTGCCCGCGCTGATCCGTGCCCTGAAGCTCCCCGAGCGCGACCCGCTGAGCGTCACCCTGGCCGAGGCGCAGGCCCAGAGCGAGGCGTCCCGCGCGGCGGAGCGACGGCTGGAGGAACTCGTCGCCGATCCGGCCAACGCCCTCCCGGGTCCCCTCCTCGACCGGCTGCGCACGGTCCTCGAACACCGCAGGAACTCGCCGTGGGAGAGGCTCGGGGCGGTCAACCCCGTCACGGGCGAGTCCGCCGACGGCACCTACCGCCGCCTCACCCGCGAGGTGATCCAGGCCGAGCGCGCGGTGTTCGTGCGGCTCCGCGACGAACGCCGGATCGACGACGAGATGATGCGGGCGCTGCTGCGGCGGCTGGATCTCGAGGAGGCGGCCGCCTACCGCGAGGCCTCGGGCTGA